One region of Maridesulfovibrio ferrireducens genomic DNA includes:
- a CDS encoding ATP-binding protein, whose amino-acid sequence MTEFSQDNMRLCYWNGSINPFIIGIVGVGLELKVLLDIINNDVFREFIPEMKLVAISDVHQKKDTLALHELGIPSYNTYVEMLEVHSEINLVIEMTGSVDMFSSLRKYLPESISLMDHREIVFFCGLHDMALVKGNYKNNLAHQQVLIQSIIDEIREDIFLMDKNGCVVDINSVVWRRAEIPKAELIGKTCWNAARLRDGSTFCDQFDPECPFHKTLKSGKKEESLVTKVNSDGLLQYYRLYAYPIFDMRGKMSHIMVMHRDITERTHREKHQNQRDKLAVIGEMSTYLAHEIRNPLFAIGGFANSLFKSSCLNEKDREKVQIIVEETKRLDRLLTNMLNFVRSSHTSRKELDIVSVVQGAAELMSIGYGQQGYRIEVCSVSPLPNVLGDEDALKQCIVNLIKNAVEAMPEGGDITLSLDLHDGDVVLQVTDTGVGMNDHEQDRVFNPFYSTKEDGSGLGLAMIKKIVEELGGRVELASKPGHGTTVSLFLPPALDVEVTEVNDAG is encoded by the coding sequence ATGACTGAATTTTCTCAAGATAATATGAGACTCTGCTATTGGAACGGTTCAATTAATCCCTTTATTATAGGGATTGTAGGAGTAGGACTTGAGCTTAAGGTGCTTTTAGATATCATTAACAATGATGTTTTCAGGGAGTTTATTCCTGAGATGAAGTTGGTTGCAATAAGTGACGTTCATCAAAAGAAAGACACCTTGGCTCTTCATGAGCTTGGTATTCCATCATACAACACCTATGTTGAGATGCTTGAAGTCCATTCTGAAATTAATCTGGTAATCGAAATGACTGGTAGCGTTGATATGTTTTCTAGTCTCAGAAAATATCTCCCTGAATCTATTTCTTTGATGGATCATCGTGAAATTGTGTTCTTCTGCGGCCTGCATGACATGGCGCTTGTGAAGGGAAATTATAAGAATAATTTAGCTCATCAGCAGGTTCTGATTCAGTCGATCATAGACGAGATCCGGGAAGATATTTTTCTTATGGATAAGAACGGATGTGTTGTTGATATAAACAGTGTTGTATGGCGGAGAGCCGAAATTCCAAAAGCCGAATTGATAGGTAAAACCTGCTGGAACGCCGCACGTCTGCGTGACGGGTCCACTTTTTGTGATCAATTTGATCCTGAATGTCCGTTCCATAAGACTCTCAAGAGTGGGAAAAAAGAAGAATCCCTTGTCACAAAGGTTAATAGCGATGGCCTTTTGCAATATTACAGGCTCTATGCGTATCCGATTTTCGACATGAGGGGTAAAATGTCTCACATAATGGTTATGCATCGGGATATTACTGAACGAACCCATCGTGAAAAGCACCAGAATCAAAGAGATAAGCTTGCTGTCATCGGTGAGATGTCTACATATTTGGCTCATGAAATACGCAACCCGCTTTTTGCAATAGGCGGCTTTGCCAATTCATTATTTAAGTCTTCATGCCTTAACGAGAAGGACCGGGAGAAGGTTCAGATTATTGTTGAAGAAACAAAACGACTGGATAGATTGCTCACGAATATGCTTAATTTTGTTCGTTCTTCTCATACATCAAGAAAGGAATTGGATATAGTTTCGGTTGTTCAAGGTGCTGCTGAATTGATGTCTATCGGTTATGGTCAGCAGGGATACCGGATAGAGGTTTGTTCTGTGTCACCGCTTCCAAATGTCCTTGGGGATGAAGACGCTTTGAAGCAATGTATTGTTAATCTTATTAAAAATGCAGTTGAAGCTATGCCTGAAGGCGGGGATATCACACTTAGTCTCGATTTGCATGATGGCGATGTTGTCTTGCAGGTAACCGATACCGGAGTTGGTATGAACGACCATGAACAGGACCGTGTTTTTAATCCTTTTTATTCTACCAAGGAAGACGGCAGCGGGCTTGGCTTGGCAATGATTAAGAAGATTGTTGAAGAGCTAGGCGGACGAGTGGAACTTGCAAGTAAGCCGGGGCATGGCACAACTGTTTCTCTGTTTTTGCCTCCTGCCCTTGATGTTGAGGTTACGGAAGTAAACGATGCTGGATAG
- a CDS encoding response regulator produces the protein MEKSSKGIIKVLVVDDEERFRKTTVRMLKDKGLVVDDAADGAIALEKLAEGDFDVVLLDIKMPGLSGEETFHRIQQNSFDVETVFLSGHVSLNRAVDLIQHGAFDYILKPASFQDIFKKIQKAYDQKMLRNGKIDIHDLLSNPE, from the coding sequence ATGGAAAAATCTTCAAAGGGGATTATTAAAGTTTTAGTTGTGGATGACGAGGAACGTTTTCGGAAAACTACAGTCCGTATGCTTAAAGATAAAGGTTTAGTGGTCGACGATGCTGCTGACGGGGCTATTGCTCTTGAAAAACTGGCGGAAGGTGATTTTGATGTTGTTCTGCTTGATATTAAAATGCCCGGACTTTCCGGAGAGGAAACTTTTCATAGAATTCAGCAGAATAGCTTTGATGTGGAGACGGTTTTCCTTTCCGGACATGTTTCTCTTAACCGGGCTGTAGATTTAATTCAGCATGGAGCGTTTGATTATATTCTTAAACCTGCTTCATTTCAGGATATATTTAAAAAAATACAGAAGGCATATGACCAGAAAATGCTCCGTAACGGCAAAATAGATATCCACGATCTGTTGAGTAATCCTGAATAA
- a CDS encoding sensor histidine kinase — protein sequence MNLARAKRVIHLGQYAYPLSYLVILIVAYEWPFAGSVAAVLSSIGLWLILRSSACSLEQACDEQTDLKNQLVQSQKISALGEISTGIAHEINNPLSIIMQEAELMRTNLHSDSTQKEMDELRESLDVVFQQVERCSDITHKLLDFARKRHPVTQCADINRLLLDMLNLLQSETEAKNIRIVKIFSADIPKIKTDPPLLRQVFLNLLNNAVQAVDKSGEILVTTWNSDDMAFAQIRDTGPGIPEKEIKQIFNPFYTTKPPGKGTGLGLSVSLRIVNQLGGYITVDSEPGKGAAFTVHVPI from the coding sequence GCATATCCTTTGTCGTATTTGGTGATATTGATTGTTGCTTATGAATGGCCTTTTGCTGGAAGTGTTGCTGCGGTTTTATCTTCCATTGGGTTGTGGCTGATTCTCAGGTCTTCAGCCTGTTCGCTTGAGCAAGCATGTGATGAACAGACGGACCTTAAGAATCAGCTTGTACAATCTCAAAAAATATCTGCGCTCGGTGAAATTTCAACAGGTATAGCGCATGAGATCAATAATCCGCTGAGTATTATCATGCAGGAAGCTGAATTGATGCGGACAAATCTTCACTCAGATTCGACCCAGAAAGAAATGGATGAGCTACGGGAAAGTCTGGATGTTGTTTTTCAGCAGGTGGAACGTTGTTCTGACATTACCCATAAGTTGTTGGATTTTGCCCGAAAGAGACATCCGGTTACACAGTGTGCAGATATTAATCGATTATTGCTGGATATGTTGAATTTGCTTCAATCCGAAACTGAAGCCAAAAATATCCGGATAGTAAAAATATTTAGTGCTGATATTCCGAAAATAAAAACAGACCCACCTTTGTTGCGGCAGGTCTTTCTTAATCTGCTGAATAACGCCGTCCAGGCTGTAGATAAGAGCGGCGAGATTCTGGTAACCACCTGGAACAGTGACGATATGGCTTTTGCTCAGATTCGTGATACCGGACCGGGTATTCCTGAAAAGGAGATAAAGCAAATATTTAATCCTTTTTATACGACCAAGCCTCCCGGGAAAGGTACAGGCCTGGGGCTATCCGTCAGTCTTCGGATTGTAAATCAGTTGGGCGGTTATATTACTGTAGACTCGGAGCCGGGAAAGGGCGCTGCTTTTACCGTTCATGTTCCTATTTAA